Proteins encoded together in one Falco peregrinus isolate bFalPer1 chromosome 2, bFalPer1.pri, whole genome shotgun sequence window:
- the WBP2 gene encoding WW domain-binding protein 2 isoform X2 yields the protein MTYDHIEITFSDIEPMPDAFKGTKKGSVFLTPYRVIFVSKGKDAMQSFMMPFYLLKDCEIKQPVFGANYIKGTVKAEAGGGWEGSATFKMTFSAGGAIEFGQRMLQVASQVSRGEVPNGAYGYSYMPNGSYAFAPAAANGVYPYPPPPPEFYPGPPVVDGDMGYMQLPPPPYPGPMEPPVSGPDLPPTSAAEAKAAEAAASAYYSPVNPHNVYTPTDQPPPPPYFPPEDKKNQ from the exons aTGACCTATGATCACATAGAAATTACCTTCAGTGATATCGAACCTATGCCAGATGCCTTCAAAGGGACCAAGAAAGGGAGTGTTTTCTTGACTCCTTACCGA gttaTCTTTGTATCGAAGGGAAAGGATGCTATGCAATCTTTCATGATGCCCTTTTATTTGTTGAAAGATTGCGAGATTAAGCAGCCTGTCTTTGGAGCAAATTATATCAAGGGGACAGtgaaagcagaggcaggag GTGGTTGGGAAGGATCTGCCACGTTCAAGATGACCTTTTCAGCTGGGGGTGCTATCGAGTTTGGGCAGCGTATGCTGCAGGTGGCATCACAAG tttccaGAGGTGAAGTACCCAATGGAGCTTATGGCTATTCCTATATGCCAAATGGATCCTATGCATTCGCACCAGCTGCAGCTAACGGGGTCTATCCATacccaccacctcctcctg aGTTTTATCCTGGCCCTCCTGTGGTGGATGGAGACATGGGTTACATGCAGCTTCCACCCCCGCCGTACCCAGGGCCCATGGAACCCCCTGTCAGCGGTCCAGACCTGCCTCCCACTTCTGCAG CTGAAGCGAAGGCTGCCGAAGCCGCTGCCAGTGCTTACTACAGCCCAGTCAACCCACATAACGTCTATACACCCACG gacCAGCCACCCCCTCCTCCTTACTTCCCACCAGAGGACAAGAAAAACCAATAA
- the WBP2 gene encoding WW domain-binding protein 2 isoform X1, which yields MALNRNHSEGGGVIVNNSENVLMTYDHIEITFSDIEPMPDAFKGTKKGSVFLTPYRVIFVSKGKDAMQSFMMPFYLLKDCEIKQPVFGANYIKGTVKAEAGGGWEGSATFKMTFSAGGAIEFGQRMLQVASQVSRGEVPNGAYGYSYMPNGSYAFAPAAANGVYPYPPPPPEFYPGPPVVDGDMGYMQLPPPPYPGPMEPPVSGPDLPPTSAAEAKAAEAAASAYYSPVNPHNVYTPTDQPPPPPYFPPEDKKNQ from the exons atGGCGCTGAACAGGAACCACTCGGAGGGCGGCGGCGTCATCGTTAACAACAGCGAGAA tgttttgaTGACCTATGATCACATAGAAATTACCTTCAGTGATATCGAACCTATGCCAGATGCCTTCAAAGGGACCAAGAAAGGGAGTGTTTTCTTGACTCCTTACCGA gttaTCTTTGTATCGAAGGGAAAGGATGCTATGCAATCTTTCATGATGCCCTTTTATTTGTTGAAAGATTGCGAGATTAAGCAGCCTGTCTTTGGAGCAAATTATATCAAGGGGACAGtgaaagcagaggcaggag GTGGTTGGGAAGGATCTGCCACGTTCAAGATGACCTTTTCAGCTGGGGGTGCTATCGAGTTTGGGCAGCGTATGCTGCAGGTGGCATCACAAG tttccaGAGGTGAAGTACCCAATGGAGCTTATGGCTATTCCTATATGCCAAATGGATCCTATGCATTCGCACCAGCTGCAGCTAACGGGGTCTATCCATacccaccacctcctcctg aGTTTTATCCTGGCCCTCCTGTGGTGGATGGAGACATGGGTTACATGCAGCTTCCACCCCCGCCGTACCCAGGGCCCATGGAACCCCCTGTCAGCGGTCCAGACCTGCCTCCCACTTCTGCAG CTGAAGCGAAGGCTGCCGAAGCCGCTGCCAGTGCTTACTACAGCCCAGTCAACCCACATAACGTCTATACACCCACG gacCAGCCACCCCCTCCTCCTTACTTCCCACCAGAGGACAAGAAAAACCAATAA